One Candidatus Paceibacterota bacterium genomic window carries:
- a CDS encoding site-specific integrase: protein MKTPEGFPKVMEEGGITAKIYQSRVRNKYNLFTLAFYMDGQFNKENFGSLDDAIARGKKVVRQLKGGEFEGVVMTSQQVKSFFASLKNLEGTGLSLEAGTQEIAACYGVLRGKVPPLVACKDYARQNDETVVPRTVEQVVTEFLAAKEAGSATRIKGKGKTVSERYLYDLRKKLEKVSAHFNGLLITLVTAAEINRFVSELRGVRGRPTKKGKAAAVPKPISGRTKNNYLQVINVLLEYARKQKYVPRHFAVMDEVDQSEESDFDIEIFTAEEITKILAAVRKDALPALAIGAFAGIRTAEVCRLDWSEVNLDKGLIEVKKGKAKTRSRRLVPITENLALFLKDVPDKDRNGPVWPNSEPFLFDLMRDAGKDSGVKWKHNALRHSFISYRVAKIKNVNEVAMEAGNSPDMIFKHYRELVTEKEADAWFGVTPEAVKAAKAKMERERAAKVVELPKVIAAFVKMLPRPSVVPAGERRSSRNQ from the coding sequence ATGAAAACCCCCGAAGGGTTCCCGAAGGTCATGGAGGAAGGTGGCATTACCGCCAAGATCTACCAAAGCCGCGTTCGCAATAAATACAATCTTTTCACCCTGGCCTTCTACATGGATGGCCAGTTCAACAAGGAGAACTTTGGGAGCCTCGACGACGCCATTGCACGGGGCAAAAAGGTCGTCCGGCAGTTGAAGGGCGGCGAGTTCGAGGGCGTGGTGATGACCAGCCAGCAGGTCAAATCCTTCTTCGCCTCGCTGAAAAATCTCGAGGGCACCGGGCTCAGCCTGGAGGCCGGCACGCAGGAGATCGCCGCGTGCTACGGGGTGCTGCGCGGAAAGGTGCCGCCGCTGGTGGCGTGCAAGGACTACGCGAGGCAGAACGACGAGACAGTGGTGCCCAGGACGGTCGAGCAGGTGGTAACGGAGTTCCTGGCCGCCAAGGAAGCCGGCTCTGCGACCCGCATCAAGGGCAAGGGGAAAACGGTCAGCGAGCGGTATCTCTATGACCTGCGCAAGAAGCTGGAGAAGGTGTCGGCGCACTTCAACGGGCTGTTAATCACGCTGGTGACGGCGGCGGAAATCAACCGGTTCGTGAGCGAGCTGCGGGGCGTTAGAGGCCGTCCAACCAAGAAGGGCAAAGCGGCAGCCGTGCCGAAACCGATCAGCGGGCGGACGAAGAATAATTACCTGCAGGTCATCAATGTGCTCCTGGAGTACGCGCGGAAGCAGAAGTATGTGCCGCGTCACTTCGCGGTCATGGACGAAGTGGACCAGTCCGAGGAATCGGATTTCGATATTGAGATTTTCACGGCGGAGGAGATTACCAAGATACTGGCGGCGGTGCGGAAGGATGCGTTGCCTGCGCTGGCAATTGGGGCGTTCGCCGGCATCCGAACGGCCGAGGTGTGCCGATTGGACTGGTCTGAGGTCAACCTGGACAAGGGGCTGATCGAGGTCAAGAAGGGGAAGGCGAAGACGCGCTCTCGGCGGCTGGTGCCGATTACGGAGAACCTGGCGCTGTTCCTGAAGGATGTGCCGGACAAGGACAGGAACGGGCCGGTGTGGCCGAACTCGGAGCCGTTCCTGTTCGACCTGATGCGGGACGCGGGGAAAGACAGCGGGGTGAAGTGGAAGCACAACGCGCTGCGGCACTCGTTCATTTCCTACCGCGTGGCGAAGATCAAGAATGTGAACGAAGTGGCGATGGAGGCCGGAAACAGCCCGGACATGATTTTCAAGCACTACCGGGAACTGGTGACGGAGAAAGAGGCGGATGCCTGGTTCGGGGTGACGCCGGAAGCGGTGAAAGCCGCCAAGGCGAAGATGGAGAGGGAGAGGGCGGCCAAGGTGGTGGAGTTGCCGAAGGTCATTGCGGCCTTCGTGAAGATGCTCCCCCGTCCGTCGGTGGTCCCAGCGGGTGAACGCCGATCCTCGAGGAACCAGTAG
- a CDS encoding WYL domain-containing protein, with amino-acid sequence MKSVLRERYTRPPSDRMRRIHEWINSGKYPNAVTMARDLEVTDRTVKRDIEFMRDRYGLPIEYNEERYGYYYTQKVDRFPVAAMTEAEMFALLVADKAIAQYRGTPFQRPLRMAFRKLTGQLDGKERYSLENLGLALSFRPLAPEDADMEAFRVITRALKERRALTFDYRNLAAKNWLRRHVHPYHLACIDNHWYLFAHDVNRKAMRTFALTRLARPQVTAEVFERPKDFNPDAYLRGSLAVMKGDKEEDVVIEFDAWATDLVRGRQWHSSQQMTERPGGGSRMQMRLNSLEEIERWVLSWGTHARVIGPPALRERVKKTAAVVAGLYGGKAET; translated from the coding sequence ATGAAAAGCGTGTTGCGCGAGCGGTACACCCGGCCGCCGTCGGACCGGATGCGTCGGATTCACGAATGGATCAACAGCGGGAAGTATCCGAACGCGGTGACCATGGCGCGGGACCTGGAGGTCACCGACAGAACGGTGAAGCGGGACATCGAGTTCATGCGCGACCGCTATGGCCTGCCGATCGAATACAACGAGGAGCGCTACGGATATTACTATACGCAAAAGGTGGACCGGTTCCCGGTGGCGGCGATGACGGAAGCGGAGATGTTCGCGCTGCTGGTGGCCGACAAGGCCATCGCGCAATACCGCGGGACGCCGTTTCAGAGGCCGCTGCGGATGGCTTTCCGGAAGCTGACGGGGCAACTGGACGGGAAGGAGCGCTACTCGCTGGAGAACCTGGGGCTGGCGCTGTCGTTCCGGCCGCTCGCGCCGGAGGACGCGGACATGGAGGCGTTCCGGGTGATCACCAGGGCGCTGAAGGAGAGGCGGGCGCTGACGTTTGATTACCGGAACCTGGCGGCCAAGAACTGGCTGCGGCGTCATGTGCATCCCTACCACCTGGCGTGTATTGACAACCATTGGTACCTGTTCGCGCATGACGTGAACCGGAAGGCGATGCGGACGTTCGCCCTGACGCGACTCGCGCGGCCCCAGGTGACGGCCGAGGTATTTGAGAGGCCGAAGGACTTCAACCCGGACGCCTACCTGCGCGGGAGCCTGGCGGTGATGAAGGGCGACAAGGAGGAGGATGTGGTTATTGAGTTCGACGCCTGGGCGACGGACCTGGTGCGGGGCCGGCAGTGGCATTCGAGCCAGCAGATGACGGAGCGGCCGGGCGGTGGCTCGCGGATGCAGATGCGGCTGAACAGCCTGGAGGAGATCGAGCGATGGGTGTTGAGCTGGGGGACGCACGCGCGGGTGATTGGGCCGCCGGCGCTGCGGGAGCGGGTGAAAAAGACGGCGGCGGTGGTGGCGGGGCTGTATGGGGGAAAAGCTGAAACCTGA
- a CDS encoding DUF3427 domain-containing protein, which produces MADLAQGIYEALLDEELSSILQSHPELRSVFGKLDPEEEPSRYAAFVSRLLEKALRLEADPATRLRLCNEVVERIGGRPPAQSLANRRLIPAEKPVLLEITPPNYAEGRVPRPETALAESSLFTGSPTDPQLVHELAKEMQSADSADLLVSFIKWSGLRLLMPAFEELTTRGGRVRIITTSYMGASDSEAVEWLARLPNVSVRVSYDTERTRLHAKAYHFHRNTGYSTAYIGSANMSQPAMTSGLEWNLKITAQDLPHILEKFLAEFETYWNSREFIPFNPEEPTTLREAIQHARKKTDLSPVMVDMAPHPFQERILDALEAERSVHNRWRNLIVAATGTGKTVVAAFDFKRIYQQQNRQARLLFVAHRREILEQAVGTFRLVLRIPDFGDLQVGPHVATRFDHLFCSVDMLGTRRLWEQVGADFYDFIIVDEVHHGPAASYRAVFEKFHPRILLGLTATPERMDGASVAADFGNRFAAEIRLPEALEEKLLCPFHYFGVADPVSLAGEQFWRSGKYDIAQLERVYTGAHELARQRLDVVVSSLRRYEPDLDHVRGIGFCVSIRHAEFMADQFNQRGITSAVIIGETETDERAKLLNEFRAGGIRFLFTRDVLSEGLDVPDVNTVLFLRPTESLTVFLQQLGRGLRHAPEKDCLTVLDFVGQAHRRYRIDRKLKALLSKRRFNIQREVEMDFPHLPAGCSIQLDRVAREHVLANIRENLRNLANQVPDRLESFEQEANQPLTFGNFVRFHDYEPEALLTRNTWTQWKAAARLADIPTDPDLGRLQDGLINAAQTTGPREIARLRKVAGHLRAGNTPAAVAEAGDSAIVTHYRLWGKPGPALGIPNLNESFHRLARNPTVLRDWEEILAWADDESRVGSTPVALPFPCSLELHAAYGGDEIKAALGGATFDSAGVTGVGVLHFPGIKAIAALVTFQKTEKEFSPSTMYKDYPISRELLHWETQAQTSQSSGQGQNLIHHKDRGYTMLFFARSRKKVDGLTSPYTFLGPAELVSHQSERPIQMVWQLAHPMPVEMFEANRRGG; this is translated from the coding sequence GTGGCAGACCTGGCACAAGGCATCTACGAAGCATTGCTCGATGAGGAACTGAGTTCCATCCTGCAAAGTCACCCCGAACTGCGCTCGGTCTTCGGAAAACTAGATCCGGAGGAAGAGCCCTCGCGCTACGCGGCCTTCGTTTCCAGGCTTTTGGAAAAGGCTCTCCGTCTTGAGGCCGACCCGGCAACCCGATTGCGACTATGCAACGAGGTTGTCGAACGAATAGGTGGAAGACCTCCGGCGCAGTCCCTCGCCAACAGGCGTCTCATCCCAGCGGAAAAGCCCGTCCTTCTCGAAATTACACCCCCCAACTACGCAGAAGGACGAGTGCCGCGACCGGAGACCGCGCTTGCCGAAAGTAGCTTGTTCACCGGCTCCCCAACCGACCCACAACTCGTGCACGAGCTTGCGAAAGAAATGCAATCCGCCGACTCAGCGGATCTGCTTGTTTCCTTCATCAAGTGGTCGGGCCTACGACTGCTGATGCCAGCCTTCGAGGAACTCACCACACGCGGCGGCAGGGTCCGCATCATCACGACATCCTACATGGGAGCCTCGGACTCAGAGGCGGTGGAATGGCTGGCGCGTTTGCCAAATGTCTCGGTTCGGGTCTCTTACGACACAGAGCGCACGCGCCTCCATGCCAAGGCGTATCACTTCCACCGAAACACCGGGTATTCCACAGCCTATATCGGCTCCGCAAACATGTCGCAGCCGGCGATGACCAGCGGCCTGGAATGGAATCTCAAGATCACAGCACAGGATCTCCCGCATATCCTGGAGAAGTTCCTCGCGGAATTCGAAACTTACTGGAACAGCCGCGAGTTCATCCCCTTCAATCCAGAGGAGCCAACCACGCTACGGGAAGCGATCCAGCACGCCCGAAAGAAAACCGACCTTTCACCCGTGATGGTGGACATGGCGCCGCACCCGTTCCAAGAGCGGATCCTCGACGCCCTTGAAGCCGAGCGGTCGGTGCACAACCGATGGAGGAACCTCATCGTCGCCGCCACGGGCACAGGGAAAACCGTCGTTGCCGCCTTTGACTTCAAGCGGATTTACCAGCAGCAGAATCGCCAGGCCCGCCTCTTGTTCGTCGCGCATAGGCGCGAAATTCTTGAACAGGCCGTAGGAACATTTCGTTTGGTCCTCCGGATTCCAGACTTCGGCGACCTCCAGGTCGGCCCGCACGTCGCAACGCGCTTCGACCATCTGTTCTGCTCCGTGGACATGCTTGGAACGCGCCGGCTGTGGGAGCAAGTCGGCGCTGACTTCTACGACTTCATTATCGTGGACGAGGTGCATCACGGTCCGGCCGCCAGCTATCGCGCAGTCTTCGAGAAATTCCACCCTCGGATCCTTCTGGGCCTGACGGCCACCCCGGAGCGCATGGACGGCGCGAGCGTGGCAGCCGATTTCGGAAACCGCTTCGCTGCCGAAATTCGTCTCCCCGAGGCCCTCGAAGAAAAGCTCCTTTGCCCGTTCCACTACTTCGGCGTGGCCGATCCCGTCTCATTGGCCGGCGAGCAGTTCTGGCGCAGCGGCAAATATGACATCGCGCAGCTTGAAAGAGTCTACACGGGTGCCCATGAACTCGCGCGTCAACGCTTGGACGTCGTGGTAAGCTCGTTACGGCGCTACGAGCCCGACCTCGACCACGTCCGGGGTATCGGCTTCTGCGTCTCCATTCGACACGCCGAGTTCATGGCCGACCAGTTCAATCAGCGGGGCATAACCTCTGCGGTGATTATTGGCGAAACCGAAACCGACGAGCGGGCCAAACTGCTCAATGAATTTCGTGCCGGAGGAATCCGATTCCTGTTCACACGGGACGTGCTCAGCGAAGGCCTGGACGTTCCCGACGTCAACACTGTCCTCTTCCTGCGGCCCACTGAAAGCCTGACAGTTTTCCTGCAACAGCTTGGCCGGGGCCTCCGCCACGCTCCAGAGAAAGATTGCCTTACCGTGCTGGACTTCGTAGGCCAGGCGCATCGGCGCTATCGAATCGACCGCAAGCTGAAGGCCCTGCTTTCCAAGCGCCGTTTTAACATTCAGCGAGAGGTGGAGATGGATTTTCCCCATCTTCCCGCCGGCTGCAGCATTCAGCTCGACCGCGTAGCGCGGGAACACGTGCTCGCCAACATCCGTGAGAACCTGCGAAACCTCGCTAACCAGGTCCCCGATCGCCTGGAGTCCTTCGAGCAAGAAGCCAACCAGCCATTGACATTCGGCAACTTTGTTCGCTTTCACGATTACGAGCCCGAAGCTTTGCTTACCCGCAACACTTGGACGCAGTGGAAAGCAGCGGCGCGTCTCGCTGATATACCGACAGACCCCGACCTTGGGCGGTTGCAGGACGGCCTGATCAATGCCGCCCAGACAACCGGCCCGCGCGAAATCGCCCGGCTCCGCAAGGTTGCTGGCCACCTCAGGGCAGGTAACACGCCCGCGGCTGTCGCCGAAGCCGGGGATTCCGCGATCGTCACCCACTACCGCTTATGGGGTAAGCCGGGCCCCGCCCTCGGTATCCCAAATCTCAACGAATCCTTCCACCGTCTCGCGAGGAACCCCACCGTTCTCCGTGACTGGGAAGAAATCCTGGCTTGGGCCGACGATGAGTCGCGCGTTGGAAGCACCCCTGTTGCCTTGCCGTTCCCGTGCAGCCTCGAACTGCACGCGGCCTACGGTGGCGACGAAATCAAAGCTGCCTTGGGAGGAGCAACGTTCGACTCAGCCGGCGTGACAGGAGTCGGGGTGCTCCACTTTCCCGGCATAAAGGCCATCGCGGCCCTGGTCACGTTCCAGAAGACTGAGAAGGAGTTCTCGCCCAGCACGATGTATAAGGACTATCCCATAAGCAGAGAGCTGCTGCACTGGGAGACCCAGGCGCAGACAAGCCAATCCAGCGGGCAAGGCCAGAACCTGATCCACCACAAAGACCGGGGCTACACAATGCTGTTCTTCGCTCGCTCACGCAAGAAGGTGGACGGCCTCACCTCCCCGTACACGTTCCTTGGCCCAGCAGAGCTGGTGAGCCACCAATCCGAGCGACCTATCCAAATGGTTTGGCAGCTCGCCCACCCAATGCCCGTCGAGATGTTCGAGGCAAACCGCCGCGGTGGCTGA
- a CDS encoding polyphosphate kinase 2 family protein, giving the protein MKSSELVKRYRIADDKKFRLADISPADTWKIKSKDRAQEWLEDGIARLRELQDKLYAQDQWALLLIFQAMDAAGKDGTIKHVMSGVNPQGCQVFPFKAPSAEELDHDFLWRTTKCLPERGRIGIFNRSYYEEVLVVRVRPDLLARQKLPPALVTKDIWRERFEDINAFERFITRNGILVRKFFLHVSKQEQRQRLLRRLELPEKNWKFSPDDLRERQRWGAYMRAYEDMIRHTATDCAPWHVVPADHKWFTRVVVAEVIVDALKSLDLSYPKVGAAKRKELSAVRVALRMRKP; this is encoded by the coding sequence ATGAAAAGCTCGGAGTTGGTTAAACGCTATCGCATCGCCGATGATAAGAAGTTTCGTCTGGCCGACATCAGCCCGGCCGACACCTGGAAGATCAAATCCAAAGACCGTGCCCAGGAATGGCTGGAAGACGGCATCGCCCGCCTCCGCGAACTGCAGGATAAGCTCTACGCCCAGGACCAGTGGGCCCTGCTGCTCATCTTCCAGGCCATGGACGCCGCCGGCAAAGATGGCACCATCAAGCACGTCATGTCCGGCGTCAATCCCCAGGGCTGCCAGGTCTTCCCGTTTAAAGCCCCCTCGGCGGAAGAGCTGGACCATGACTTCCTCTGGCGCACCACCAAGTGCCTCCCTGAACGTGGCCGTATCGGCATCTTCAACCGCTCCTACTACGAGGAGGTCCTTGTCGTGCGCGTCCGTCCCGACCTGCTCGCCCGCCAAAAGCTGCCTCCCGCCCTCGTCACCAAAGACATCTGGCGCGAGCGCTTCGAAGACATCAATGCCTTCGAGCGCTTCATCACGCGCAACGGCATCCTCGTGCGCAAATTCTTCCTCCATGTCTCCAAACAGGAGCAGCGCCAGCGCCTGCTCCGCCGCCTTGAACTGCCAGAGAAAAACTGGAAGTTCTCCCCCGACGACCTCCGCGAGCGCCAGAGGTGGGGCGCCTACATGCGCGCCTACGAGGACATGATTCGCCACACCGCCACCGATTGCGCCCCCTGGCACGTCGTGCCCGCCGACCACAAATGGTTCACTCGCGTCGTCGTCGCCGAGGTGATCGTGGATGCCCTGAAGTCTCTCGATCTGAGCTATCCGAAGGTTGGCGCAGCCAAGCGCAAGGAACTCTCCGCGGTGCGCGTGGCGTTGCGGATGCGCAAACCGTGA
- a CDS encoding ABC transporter substrate-binding protein encodes MSYKKRVTMIAPSFSRIALLATTLALAGCGKPEARKPSAAHPLPKSPLISKGEPGRMGGRFVIPASASPKTFNPLFAFDGASDGIIRLLFASLANLDWASQQPGPGLAESWSVAPDQKTWTFKLRAGTRWSDGEPLTADDVVFTWNEIICNRALKQTTLDPFRINGREFAVTKVDEYTVQVVTSEVFAPFVEFFGGVPVLPKHVLEIAVKAEVLPAAYGLTSKPDRIVGCGPYRLKEFRLGQFTLLERNPEYWVADRQGARLPYFDEVMFTVRSGSGGEAALFLSGKGDVFDAVRPQNYPAFKQASMDGRFQLLDLGPGADREFVWFNQNTGTNAAGKPFVNPVKLKWFRDRKFRQAVSCAIDRDRLVREAYGGRAQPAYGFLSAENQRWNNPDIPRYGYDVARARALLAEIGMQDRNGDGAVEDAAGNLVEIEFSSNLGNPLREKAAVLIQEDLKRIGLKLIYVPMEYRALLDRINVTFDYECALMGLGGGGSDPVSQMNVLRSSEELHQWFPFQKTPSTAWEAHIDALMDAQMRTLDFAQRKKAFDEVQVILAEEQPMIYTVTPFVAGAIRAGVGNLRPSVLSPNHLTWNLEELYFKGK; translated from the coding sequence ATGAGCTACAAGAAGCGCGTCACAATGATCGCGCCTTCCTTCTCTCGCATCGCATTGCTCGCTACCACGCTGGCGCTGGCCGGCTGCGGAAAGCCCGAGGCACGCAAGCCCAGCGCGGCGCACCCTTTGCCAAAGTCTCCGCTCATCAGCAAGGGCGAGCCGGGCCGGATGGGGGGGCGTTTTGTGATCCCAGCCAGCGCCAGCCCGAAGACCTTTAACCCTTTGTTCGCGTTCGACGGCGCGTCCGACGGCATCATCCGGCTCCTCTTTGCCTCGCTGGCCAACCTGGACTGGGCGTCGCAGCAGCCCGGACCCGGCCTGGCCGAGTCTTGGTCTGTCGCTCCCGACCAGAAGACCTGGACCTTCAAGCTGCGCGCCGGCACTCGCTGGAGCGATGGCGAGCCGCTGACGGCGGATGATGTGGTCTTCACCTGGAACGAGATCATCTGTAACCGAGCGCTCAAGCAGACGACCCTGGATCCGTTCCGCATCAACGGCCGCGAGTTTGCGGTGACCAAAGTGGATGAGTACACGGTGCAGGTGGTGACGTCGGAAGTATTTGCGCCCTTTGTCGAGTTTTTCGGCGGCGTACCGGTGCTGCCCAAGCATGTCCTGGAGATAGCCGTAAAGGCCGAGGTGCTCCCGGCGGCCTACGGGCTGACCTCGAAACCTGACCGGATCGTCGGCTGTGGACCGTATCGGCTGAAAGAATTCCGATTGGGACAGTTCACCCTGCTCGAGCGCAACCCGGAGTACTGGGTGGCGGATCGGCAGGGAGCGCGGCTGCCGTATTTCGACGAGGTGATGTTCACCGTGCGCAGCGGCTCCGGCGGAGAGGCGGCCCTCTTCCTGTCCGGCAAAGGCGACGTCTTCGATGCAGTGCGCCCGCAGAATTACCCGGCGTTCAAGCAGGCATCCATGGACGGGCGTTTCCAACTCCTCGACCTCGGGCCGGGGGCGGACCGGGAGTTCGTCTGGTTTAATCAGAACACAGGGACCAATGCTGCCGGCAAGCCTTTCGTCAATCCGGTCAAGCTGAAGTGGTTCCGGGACAGGAAATTCCGGCAGGCGGTCTCGTGTGCGATCGACCGCGACCGGCTCGTGCGGGAGGCCTATGGCGGGCGGGCGCAGCCGGCTTATGGCTTTCTCTCGGCGGAGAACCAGAGATGGAACAACCCGGACATCCCGCGCTACGGGTATGATGTTGCCCGAGCGCGTGCCCTGCTGGCGGAAATCGGCATGCAGGACCGCAATGGCGACGGCGCGGTGGAGGACGCCGCCGGCAACCTGGTCGAGATTGAATTCTCCTCCAACCTGGGCAACCCGCTGCGCGAAAAGGCGGCCGTCCTGATCCAGGAGGACCTCAAACGCATCGGCCTCAAGCTCATCTATGTGCCGATGGAATACCGGGCGCTGCTGGATCGAATCAATGTCACCTTTGACTATGAATGCGCCCTGATGGGTTTGGGCGGCGGCGGCAGCGACCCCGTTTCACAGATGAACGTGCTTCGCTCCAGCGAGGAACTGCACCAATGGTTCCCATTCCAGAAGACGCCTTCGACCGCCTGGGAGGCCCACATTGACGCCCTGATGGACGCCCAGATGCGGACGCTGGATTTCGCGCAGCGCAAGAAAGCCTTCGACGAAGTGCAAGTGATCCTGGCCGAGGAACAGCCCATGATCTACACGGTCACGCCGTTTGTCGCTGGGGCGATCCGCGCAGGTGTGGGCAACCTGCGTCCTTCCGTTCTGAGCCCTAACCACCTGACCTGGAATCTGGAGGAGTTGTATTTCAAGGGGAAGTGA
- a CDS encoding thiazole synthase: MSLSNQPLVIAGRSFRSRLILGTGKFSSPEAMREAAEVSGAEMVTVALRRADLSGRNDPFANILEFLSPDKFLVLPNTSGAMNAEEAVRLARLAAAAGLPKWVKLEIHPDPRYLLPDPVETLKAAETLVKEGFAVLPYINADPVLAKRLQDIGTATVMPLGAPIGSNRGLQTRDQIRIIIEQAVVPVVVDAGLGAPSHASEAMELGADAVLVNTAIAVASDPNRMAAAFRMAVEAGRAAFEAGLPAQQETAAATSPLTAFLD; the protein is encoded by the coding sequence ATGTCTCTGTCCAACCAGCCATTAGTCATCGCCGGGCGCAGCTTCCGCTCGCGCCTGATCCTCGGCACGGGCAAGTTCAGCTCGCCCGAAGCCATGCGCGAGGCCGCGGAGGTCAGCGGCGCGGAGATGGTGACGGTGGCGTTGCGGCGGGCGGATTTGAGCGGGCGAAATGACCCGTTCGCGAACATCCTGGAGTTCCTAAGCCCCGACAAGTTTCTGGTGTTGCCCAATACCAGCGGCGCAATGAACGCCGAGGAGGCCGTTCGCCTCGCCCGATTGGCGGCGGCGGCCGGGCTGCCCAAATGGGTCAAGCTTGAGATCCATCCCGACCCGCGCTATTTGCTGCCGGACCCGGTCGAAACGCTCAAGGCCGCGGAGACGCTCGTGAAGGAGGGATTCGCGGTGCTGCCTTACATCAACGCCGATCCGGTCCTTGCGAAAAGATTGCAGGACATCGGCACGGCAACAGTCATGCCACTGGGCGCGCCGATCGGGTCCAACCGCGGCCTTCAGACCCGGGACCAGATTCGCATCATCATTGAGCAGGCTGTCGTACCGGTGGTGGTGGATGCGGGACTGGGCGCGCCGAGTCACGCGAGCGAGGCGATGGAGCTGGGGGCGGACGCGGTGCTGGTCAACACGGCGATTGCTGTGGCAAGTGATCCAAACCGGATGGCCGCCGCCTTCCGCATGGCGGTCGAGGCCGGGCGCGCTGCCTTCGAGGCCGGATTGCCTGCGCAACAGGAAACGGCTGCCGCAACCAGCCCGTTGACGGCGTTCCTGGACTGA
- the thiH gene encoding 2-iminoacetate synthase ThiH, with protein MSFVTEFNSLPLAALTERALRTSRTAAQASLERDRLGLEDFAHLISPAGADLLEELSRRSRQITQQRFGKVMRLFAPLYLSNECINACKYCGFSRDNPILRVTLTPEEVRREARALLAQGFRNILLVAGEHPKFVSADYMAQCVMLLHAEVPSLSLEVGPMETETYRPIVRAGADGLVVYQETYDRDVYAAMHTAGPKRDFAWRLETPERACAAGFRRLGIGALYGLGDWRLEAISVAAHAAYLLRKCWKTQLTISLPRLRPCAGEFQPLTHLSDRELVQLLCAFRLMFPDVGLVLSTRESPKLRDGLLPLGITLMSAGSHTEPGGYTGAGKEKLHHTEQGRIVGLGASEWAGVGNRAGHATGQFEIADERSPAEVADRIRRLGYEPVWKDWDAALTA; from the coding sequence GTGAGCTTTGTCACGGAATTTAACTCTCTGCCGCTGGCGGCGTTGACGGAACGCGCTTTGCGGACGTCCAGGACGGCGGCGCAAGCTAGCCTGGAGCGGGATAGGCTGGGGCTGGAGGACTTTGCGCACTTGATCTCGCCGGCGGGCGCGGACCTCCTGGAAGAGCTGTCGCGGCGGTCGCGACAGATAACCCAGCAGCGTTTTGGCAAGGTCATGCGCCTGTTTGCCCCCCTGTATCTCTCGAACGAGTGCATCAATGCCTGCAAGTATTGCGGGTTCTCGCGGGACAATCCCATCTTGCGAGTGACCCTGACACCCGAAGAGGTGCGGCGCGAGGCGCGGGCATTGCTGGCGCAGGGCTTCCGCAACATCCTGCTGGTGGCGGGGGAGCATCCTAAGTTCGTCTCGGCGGACTACATGGCCCAATGCGTGATGCTGCTGCACGCGGAGGTGCCGAGCCTCTCGCTTGAGGTCGGCCCGATGGAAACCGAGACCTACCGGCCGATCGTGCGCGCCGGAGCGGATGGTCTGGTCGTGTATCAGGAGACCTACGACCGCGACGTCTATGCCGCCATGCATACGGCCGGTCCCAAGCGGGACTTCGCATGGCGATTGGAGACGCCCGAGCGCGCCTGCGCCGCGGGCTTCCGGCGGCTGGGCATCGGCGCGCTCTATGGCCTGGGTGATTGGCGGCTGGAGGCCATCAGCGTCGCGGCCCATGCGGCATATCTGCTCCGCAAATGCTGGAAGACGCAACTCACCATTTCCCTGCCGCGGCTGCGGCCGTGCGCGGGTGAATTCCAACCGCTTACGCACCTGAGCGATCGGGAACTGGTGCAGTTGTTGTGCGCCTTTCGCTTGATGTTTCCCGATGTCGGGTTGGTGCTTTCGACCCGGGAGTCGCCGAAGCTGCGCGACGGGCTGCTCCCGCTCGGCATTACGCTGATGAGCGCGGGCAGCCACACCGAGCCGGGCGGCTACACGGGCGCGGGTAAGGAGAAGCTGCACCACACTGAACAAGGCCGGATTGTCGGACTCGGCGCCAGCGAGTGGGCGGGAGTGGGCAACCGGGCCGGCCATGCCACCGGCCAGTTCGAGATCGCCGACGAGCGCTCGCCGGCCGAGGTCGCCGACCGTATTCGTCGGCTCGGCTATGAGCCGGTGTGGAAGGATTGGGATGCGGCGCTGACGGCATAG
- the thiS gene encoding sulfur carrier protein ThiS: protein MSQPPASNSTPSAMNASFVIANGKRIECQLPCSIADFLLAQNLLPRSVVVEHNNEAVAPSEFVRRQLKVGDRLEIVKIVAGG, encoded by the coding sequence ATGAGCCAGCCCCCAGCCTCGAACTCAACGCCGTCGGCCATGAATGCGTCGTTCGTCATTGCAAATGGAAAGCGAATTGAATGTCAACTGCCGTGCTCGATTGCGGACTTCCTGCTCGCGCAAAACCTCCTGCCGCGCAGTGTGGTGGTCGAGCATAACAACGAGGCGGTGGCACCGTCGGAATTCGTCCGGCGCCAGCTTAAGGTGGGTGACCGGCTGGAAATTGTGAAGATCGTCGCCGGGGGGTGA